The genomic stretch GAAAGTACGACATAGACTTGATCGCTGATGGGACGGCTTTGCACGTTCAGCGTTTGCCCAGGGCGAAAGTAATACGTATTGGTGGTCAGAGCGGCTCCGGTGAAATTGTTCACCTTGCCGACACCGCCGTCATGAAATGCCGGATTTTGAAAAACTGTTTCCGCACGGTTCATATGAACAGCTCCTCCTTTTGGCTGGCAGATGAACCTAGTATGCGTAGATTGGGGAGGTACATGTATATGAGAGAACTGAATCAACAGCCGATTCCAGACTCGATCAAAAAGGGGCTTCGCATTTTATTTATTGGCTATAATCCATCGCTTACATCGGGAGAGATCGGTCACAATTATGCTGGACGTGGTAACCGCTTTTGGCGATTGCTGCACGATGCGGGCCTGACACCGCGCCTGATCAAGCCGGCGGAAGACCGCGATCTGTTGGAGATCGGCTATGGTTTCACCAACATCGTCGCCCGCTCGACACGGCGTGCCGACGAGATCACTCGGCAGGAATATGCGGAAGGAAGAGTTCGCCTGCGCGAGTTGATCAGTGAGCACACCCCGATGGTCGCCTGCTTTGTTGGCAAAGGTGTGTATGAAGAGTACAATGGCCATCGCAGCATTCCTTGGGGCGTTCAACCGGAATCTGCTGTGCCTGGCGTCATCGATTTTGTTGCGCCATCATCCAGCGGATTGGTGCGCATGAAGTATGAAGACATTCTGGAGATCTATCGTGAATTGAGCGTGTTGGTCAACCGTTAACATAGGAGATGCCGGTTCGAAACGGGGTGAGAGTCAGTTCGAAATCGGCTGCAAATCGCGCTGAGTCACAGGCGTTTCCTTCGACGAGCATGGTCAGCATGGCGGATGTGATCGGAAAAAAGGAGAACCCTTCGAGGAGCGAAACGACCGGACGCACCAAGGGAATCGGTGCGGTGAAGGTCCGCACTCGTTTTTTACCGACCACCTGCCCGATGCACGCGATCACATCGCGATACGAAATCGCCTCCGGACCGCCCACCTCATACGCTTGCCCGACCGTTTCTGGCTTGGCGAGCGCACGCACAAATCCTTCAGCCACATCGATCAGCGCGACTGGTGATAGCGGAAATTGCCCGTGTCCGAAAATCGGAAACAGCGGCGCACGTTTTAACACATCGGCCAGCAGTGAGACGAAGCCGTCTCCAGGGCCAAAGATGACCGAAGGGCGGAACACCGTCCATTCCAGTCCGCTGCCTCGTACATATTCTTCTGCGTCCCACTTGGTCTGGTGAT from Tumebacillus algifaecis encodes the following:
- a CDS encoding mismatch-specific DNA-glycosylase — encoded protein: MRELNQQPIPDSIKKGLRILFIGYNPSLTSGEIGHNYAGRGNRFWRLLHDAGLTPRLIKPAEDRDLLEIGYGFTNIVARSTRRADEITRQEYAEGRVRLRELISEHTPMVACFVGKGVYEEYNGHRSIPWGVQPESAVPGVIDFVAPSSSGLVRMKYEDILEIYRELSVLVNR
- a CDS encoding complex I NDUFA9 subunit family protein, with product MKVFLTGASGFVGQEIGKRLAAAGHEVRCLIHNSAQLPTQFQAVQGDILDKNSLVSAMQGCDAVVHLVGIIREAPQKGATFQRIHVEGTKNMVDAAREVGISRFLQMSALGARPGATSPYHQTKWDAEEYVRGSGLEWTVFRPSVIFGPGDGFVSLLADVLKRAPLFPIFGHGQFPLSPVALIDVAEGFVRALAKPETVGQAYEVGGPEAISYRDVIACIGQVVGKKRVRTFTAPIPLVRPVVSLLEGFSFFPITSAMLTMLVEGNACDSARFAADFELTLTPFRTGISYVNG